Proteins found in one Armatimonadota bacterium genomic segment:
- a CDS encoding ABC transporter substrate-binding protein, which yields MRRGAALLAVILGVLTLAGTAATAPAPRLVVYSALPDLETSLIHREFTRRTGIQVDALVVPAAGTLQARIRTEKDRPRADVFVGGSRDFHIPLAREGLLLPYRSPVAAQAKINPAYLDPDGYWHGWYLGALAIIVNTERFERELAPRGVRKPATWDDLIRPEFRGHFVMPSPVTTGGGYIFVAAQIFRLGEERAWAYLRALNANASQYTPTAPGTITLLERGEAIVGMMWAHEAIGARVLRAAPLEVTVPPDTGYEVGAVSIVKGGPNPEGAKAYVDFLMTRVPQDINARYGFRYPVRADVPVPMGATPFEQLKFVAYDLDWAIQNQARVRERWTREIGR from the coding sequence ATGCGCAGAGGGGCAGCACTGCTGGCCGTCATCCTGGGGGTGCTGACGCTGGCGGGCACCGCCGCCACCGCCCCGGCCCCCCGCCTGGTGGTGTACTCGGCGCTGCCGGACCTGGAGACGTCGCTGATCCACCGGGAGTTCACCCGCCGCACCGGCATCCAGGTGGACGCCCTGGTGGTCCCCGCGGCGGGCACGCTGCAGGCGCGGATCCGCACCGAGAAGGACCGCCCGCGGGCCGACGTGTTCGTGGGGGGATCCCGGGACTTCCACATCCCGCTGGCCCGGGAGGGGCTGCTGCTGCCGTACCGGTCGCCGGTGGCGGCCCAGGCCAAGATCAACCCGGCCTACCTGGACCCCGACGGCTACTGGCACGGGTGGTACCTGGGGGCTCTGGCCATCATCGTCAACACCGAGCGGTTCGAGCGGGAGCTGGCGCCCCGCGGCGTGCGCAAGCCCGCCACGTGGGACGACCTGATCCGGCCCGAGTTCCGCGGCCACTTTGTGATGCCCAGCCCCGTCACCACCGGGGGAGGGTACATCTTCGTGGCGGCCCAGATCTTCCGGCTGGGCGAGGAGCGCGCGTGGGCGTACCTGAGGGCCCTCAACGCCAACGCCTCCCAGTACACCCCCACCGCGCCGGGGACCATCACCCTGCTGGAGCGGGGAGAGGCCATCGTGGGGATGATGTGGGCCCACGAGGCCATCGGCGCCCGGGTGCTGCGGGCCGCCCCCCTGGAGGTGACGGTGCCGCCGGACACCGGCTATGAGGTGGGCGCGGTGTCCATCGTCAAGGGCGGCCCCAACCCCGAGGGCGCCAAGGCCTACGTGGACTTCCTGATGACCCGGGTGCCCCAGGACATCAACGCCCGCTACGGATTCCGCTACCCCGTGCGGGCGGACGTCCCCGTGCCCATGGGGGCCACGCCGTTCGAGCAGCTGAAGTTCGTCGCCTACGACCTGGACTGGGCGATCCAGAACCAGGCGCGCGTCCGCGAGCGGTGGACGCGGGAGATCGGCCGGTAG
- a CDS encoding iron ABC transporter permease yields the protein MAVLRWQEVRRQAADPGLLLMLLGTAVALGAFVLYPALRVLTYPTLRDYLGIPHSLRWLQAARNSLIMMVLSTATATGVGLIFAFAVTREDMPGRRLFRTLALLPLFAPPFMVAFAYILLFGRQGLITRGLLGLDVNIFGWPGLWLVQTVAFFPLAMLIIAGVLESIAPSLEQAARNLGADEWAALRSVTLALARPGVAGAMLVVAISVLADFGNAVLIAGGFPLLATEAWFRMEGMGDLTGAAVVVAMLLVPTTALFFLERYWVSRRLYVTVTGRGTRLDRPPLPAPLRAALVAVCALVSLLVVLVYLGVVAGAFTAVWGRDWSLTFDHWHLAWERAGTLLTSLKIGALAGAITAVVGVVAAFLTSRAVPLRRALDFLAVLPGAMPGVFVGVGFVLAFNRTPLGGTPWLVALALAFWHLPMGYQAAAARLRQIERAIEEAAMNLGAGGVRVLLDVYVPLLLRGLVEAFAVSFIRAVTNVSIVVFLVAPGTMVATFVILGLIQSNTWGAAAALTTMLLAVTFAAVGLTGLAVGRALRGQPVG from the coding sequence GTGGCTGTCCTGCGCTGGCAGGAGGTCCGCCGACAGGCCGCCGACCCGGGGCTGCTGCTGATGCTGCTGGGCACGGCCGTCGCGCTGGGGGCGTTCGTCCTGTACCCGGCGCTGCGGGTGCTCACCTACCCGACCCTCAGAGACTACCTGGGGATTCCCCACAGCCTGCGCTGGCTGCAGGCGGCGCGCAACAGCCTGATCATGATGGTCCTGTCCACCGCCACCGCCACGGGGGTGGGCCTGATCTTCGCCTTCGCCGTCACCCGGGAGGATATGCCGGGGCGGCGGCTGTTCCGGACGCTGGCGCTGCTGCCGCTGTTCGCCCCGCCGTTCATGGTGGCCTTCGCCTACATCCTCCTGTTCGGCCGCCAGGGGCTGATCACCCGCGGCCTGCTGGGGCTGGACGTGAACATCTTCGGCTGGCCGGGCCTGTGGCTGGTGCAGACGGTGGCGTTCTTCCCCCTGGCCATGCTGATCATCGCCGGCGTGCTGGAGTCCATCGCCCCCAGCCTGGAGCAGGCGGCCCGCAACCTGGGGGCGGACGAGTGGGCCGCGCTGCGCAGCGTCACCCTGGCCCTGGCGCGGCCCGGGGTGGCCGGGGCCATGCTGGTGGTCGCCATCTCCGTCCTGGCCGACTTCGGCAACGCCGTCCTCATCGCCGGGGGCTTTCCGCTGCTGGCCACCGAGGCGTGGTTCCGCATGGAGGGGATGGGCGACCTGACGGGGGCGGCGGTGGTGGTGGCGATGCTGCTGGTGCCGACCACGGCGCTGTTCTTCCTGGAGCGGTACTGGGTCAGCCGGCGGCTGTACGTGACCGTGACCGGCCGCGGCACGCGGCTGGACCGCCCGCCCCTGCCGGCGCCGCTGCGGGCGGCCCTGGTGGCGGTGTGCGCCCTGGTCAGCCTGCTGGTGGTCCTGGTGTACCTGGGAGTGGTGGCCGGGGCGTTCACGGCCGTGTGGGGGCGGGACTGGTCGCTGACGTTCGACCACTGGCACCTGGCCTGGGAGCGCGCCGGCACGCTGCTGACCAGCCTGAAGATCGGCGCCCTGGCCGGAGCCATCACGGCCGTGGTGGGGGTGGTGGCCGCCTTCCTCACGTCCCGGGCCGTCCCCCTGCGCCGCGCCCTGGACTTCCTGGCGGTCCTGCCGGGGGCGATGCCCGGCGTCTTCGTGGGCGTGGGGTTCGTGCTGGCCTTCAACCGCACCCCCCTGGGCGGCACGCCCTGGCTGGTGGCCCTGGCGCTGGCCTTCTGGCACCTGCCCATGGGCTATCAGGCGGCGGCGGCGCGGCTGCGGCAGATCGAGCGGGCCATCGAGGAGGCCGCCATGAACCTCGGCGCCGGCGGCGTGCGGGTCCTGCTGGACGTGTACGTGCCGCTGCTGCTGCGCGGGCTGGTGGAGGCGTTCGCCGTCTCGTTCATCCGGGCGGTGACCAACGTCAGCATCGTGGTCTTCCTGGTGGCGCCGGGAACGATGGTGGCCACCTTCGTCATCCTGGGGCTGATCCAGAGCAACACCTGGGGTGCCGCCGCGGCGCTGACCACCATGCTGCTGGCGGTCACCTTCGCCGCCGTGGGGCTGACCGGCCTCGCGGTGGGCCGGGCGCTGCGGGGCCAGCCGGTGGGGTGA
- a CDS encoding Gfo/Idh/MocA family oxidoreductase, translating to MPVRVGILGCGFIGRLHALNLKADPRAQLVAVADAVPQAAQRLAAEVQARPLGSLDQLLGEGLDALYVCTPNTAHVEPVLRGLAEGLHVFSEKPMATTLPDAWRIREAARRSRGIYQLGFNRRFANVYRFARRLIDEGKITPLLAQMKHNRGELQQPPWTSDPSVTGGYLYETPVHLFDMGRFLFGEVEELAGWARQSVYRELDGFVVLLRYRSGVIASLTSVAHTSWLFPYERVEIYGEHKTVVTEELERAWFSPGAREQVEAVDCFQMPVERKWGYVAEDRLFIDACLGERPPAVTADDGYRATELVEATYRAVRTGQPVRLPLEEPRDSAPAREAR from the coding sequence ATGCCGGTGCGGGTGGGGATCCTGGGGTGCGGATTCATCGGCCGCCTTCACGCCCTCAACCTGAAGGCCGACCCGCGGGCCCAGCTGGTGGCCGTGGCGGACGCGGTCCCTCAGGCCGCCCAGCGGCTGGCCGCCGAGGTCCAGGCCCGCCCCCTCGGGTCGCTGGACCAGTTGCTGGGGGAGGGGCTTGACGCCCTGTACGTGTGCACGCCCAACACCGCCCACGTGGAGCCGGTCCTGCGCGGCCTGGCGGAGGGGCTGCACGTCTTCTCGGAGAAGCCCATGGCCACCACGCTGCCGGACGCCTGGCGCATCCGCGAGGCGGCCCGGCGGTCCCGGGGCATCTACCAGCTGGGCTTCAACCGCCGCTTCGCCAACGTCTACCGCTTTGCCCGCCGCCTGATTGACGAGGGGAAGATCACGCCGTTGCTGGCCCAGATGAAGCACAATCGCGGGGAGTTGCAGCAGCCCCCCTGGACCTCCGACCCCTCCGTCACTGGCGGCTACCTGTACGAGACCCCGGTCCACCTGTTCGACATGGGCCGGTTCCTGTTCGGGGAGGTGGAGGAACTGGCGGGGTGGGCCCGCCAGAGCGTCTACCGGGAGCTGGACGGCTTTGTGGTCCTGCTGCGCTACCGCAGCGGGGTCATCGCGTCGCTGACCAGCGTCGCCCACACCAGCTGGCTGTTCCCCTACGAGCGGGTGGAGATCTACGGGGAGCACAAGACGGTGGTGACCGAGGAACTGGAGCGGGCGTGGTTTTCGCCGGGAGCGCGGGAGCAGGTGGAGGCGGTGGACTGCTTCCAGATGCCTGTGGAGCGCAAGTGGGGATACGTGGCCGAGGACCGGCTGTTCATCGACGCGTGCCTGGGCGAGCGGCCGCCCGCCGTGACCGCCGACGACGGCTACCGGGCCACCGAGCTGGTGGAGGCCACCTACCGGGCGGTGCGCACCGGTCAGCCCGTCCGCCTGCCGCTGGAAGAACCGCGGGACTCCGCCCCCGCCCGGGAGGCGCGGTGA
- a CDS encoding Cof-type HAD-IIB family hydrolase has product MSGRAQPPPRVVATGAGPAGTPEPGEGGAPRYRLVVADIDGTLVTSTREITPRVRAAVQAARRRGVRVCLATGRMWPSAEPYVRRLGADPPIILYNGGLVYDFATGTVLRRVPLDVDHARAVLDVLREHPEVQPHLYVNDRVYTARPSEITDQYRRKDGIPVEVVGDLRAVLSAPPMKILIIGARPDLERVRARIRQLPRQIHTVFSEDTYLEVLPQGSSKGAALQWMARHLGIPLEQVVAVGDNLNDLEMIQVAGLGVAMGNAPADLKAAADVVTASNDEEGLAEVIERCVLQGTGQDTAPPQPGAAAGS; this is encoded by the coding sequence GTGAGCGGGCGCGCACAGCCTCCCCCCAGGGTGGTCGCCACGGGCGCTGGGCCGGCGGGGACTCCGGAGCCGGGGGAAGGCGGCGCGCCCCGCTACCGCCTGGTGGTGGCCGACATCGACGGCACGCTGGTGACCAGCACGCGGGAGATCACCCCCCGGGTCCGGGCGGCGGTGCAGGCGGCGCGGCGGCGGGGCGTGCGGGTGTGCCTGGCCACCGGGCGCATGTGGCCGTCGGCGGAACCCTACGTCCGGCGCCTGGGCGCCGACCCGCCGATCATCCTGTACAACGGCGGCCTGGTCTACGACTTCGCCACCGGCACCGTCCTGCGCCGCGTCCCGCTGGACGTCGACCACGCCCGGGCGGTGCTGGACGTCCTGCGGGAGCACCCGGAGGTCCAGCCCCACCTGTACGTGAACGACCGGGTGTACACGGCCCGGCCCAGCGAGATCACCGACCAGTACCGGCGCAAGGACGGCATCCCCGTGGAGGTGGTGGGCGACCTGCGGGCCGTCCTGTCCGCGCCGCCGATGAAGATCCTCATCATCGGGGCGCGGCCGGACCTGGAGCGGGTGCGCGCGCGGATCCGCCAGCTGCCCCGGCAGATCCACACGGTGTTCTCCGAGGACACCTACCTGGAAGTGCTGCCCCAGGGCTCGTCCAAAGGCGCGGCGCTGCAGTGGATGGCCCGCCACCTGGGGATCCCGCTGGAGCAGGTGGTGGCCGTGGGCGACAACCTCAACGATCTGGAGATGATCCAGGTGGCGGGGCTGGGCGTGGCCATGGGCAACGCGCCCGCCGATCTGAAGGCCGCGGCGGACGTGGTCACCGCCTCCAACGACGAGGAGGGGCTGGCGGAGGTCATCGAGCGGTGTGTGCTGCAGGGCACAGGACAGGACACGGCGCCGCCGCAGCCCGGGGCTGCGGCGGGATCCTGA